From one Triticum urartu cultivar G1812 chromosome 3, Tu2.1, whole genome shotgun sequence genomic stretch:
- the LOC125548242 gene encoding rapid alkalinization factor-like, whose product MAKLLAAGVAFLLALAAAAALAPSPASALKGAGGLGLGGAAAAVVMRRGGRTCRGTVGECMEYFGVDGEGEGEVAAMAGKRRVLQDGSGYIGYDALRRDNVPCSQRGASYYNCQPGAEANPYSRGCSAITQCRG is encoded by the coding sequence ATGGCGAAGCTGCTGGCGGCCGGCGTCGCGTTCCTCCTGGCCctcgccgcggcggcggcgctggcccCGTCTCCGGCCTCGGCCTTGAAGGGCGCCGGCGGGCTAGGCCTCGGCGGCGCGGCTGCGGCCGTGGTTATGCGGCGGGGCGGGCGGACGTGCCGGGGCACGGTGGGCGAGTGCATGGAGTACTTCGGCGTggacggcgagggcgagggcgaggtggcggcgatggccggcaagcggCGGGTGCTGCAGGACGGGTCCGGGTACATCGGCTACGACGCGCTGCGGCGGGACAACGTGCCGTGCTCGCAGCGCGGCGCCTCCTACTACAACTGCCAGCCCGGAGCCGAGGCCAACCCCTACTCCCGCGGATGCAGCGCCATCACCCAGTGCAGGGGCTGA